One Natronomonas gomsonensis genomic window, CGTCTCGACGGACCCCGCACACTCGCTTTCGGACGTCTTCGACGCGCCAGTCGGCGACGAACCGACGCGAATCCACGACGATGTCGACCTCTGGGGCGTCGAAATCGACCCCGAGGACCGAATCGGCCAGTACCGCGGCCAGGTCGGCGCCGCACTCGAAGAACTCGAAGACCTCGGCATCTCCCTGGACCAAAGCGATGTCGACGACGTTCTCGAAGCCGGCGTCGCTCCGGGCACCGACGAAGCCGCCGCGTTGGACCTCTTTCTGGACTACATGGACGACCCCCGCTACGAGTACATCGTCTTCGACACCGCACCGACGGGGCACACCCTTCGGTTGCTCAAACTCCCCGACGTGATGAGTTCGGCGATGGGGAAACTCATCTCCGTCCGTTCGCAGGTGTCGAGTCTCGCCGACTCCGTCAGGAGCTTCATGGGGTCGGGGGAGGACGACGAGGACGACGATACGGAGACCGACATCGACCTCGAAGAACTGCAAGACCGCATGGAACGCGTCGCCAAGGTGTTACGCGACCCCGAGCGGACGGAGTTCCGCGTCGTACTCATCCCCGAGACAATGGCGGTGTTGGAGACCGAGCGCCTGCTCGCGGAGTTAGAGAGCTACGACATCCCGGCGAGTCGAGCCATCGTCAACAAGGTCATCGAGGACCCAACCCCCGGCTGTGAACTCTGTCAGGACACTCACGGGAGCCAGCAGAAACGCATCGAGGAGGCCAAAGAGCGCTTCGAGTTGCCGCTGACGCTCGTGCCGCGACTCGGCGGCGAGGTCCACGGCATCGAGGCAGTCGAAACCGTCGCCGACCGCCTGTAGTCGGGCCAACGCTTACCACATCGCCGCCCTAACGAGGGGTGTGGACACCGTCGAGGTCACGACCGTCGTCTATCTCCCGCCGGAAGAGGTCTACGAGTTCCTGCTCGGCTTCCAAAGCTACGCGGAGTACTCCGAACATCTCACCGGAGTCAGGCAGTTCGGGGACGGTGAACCGGGGACCGAGTACGAACTCGACTTCTCGTGGTGGAAACTCACCTACACCGCACGCTCCCGCGTCACCGACGTCGACCCGCCGAACCGCATCGACTGGCACATCATCAAGGACATCGACGCCGTCGGCCAGTGGCTCGTCGAACCCCACGCAAGCGGGGAGGGAACGGAGGTGACGATGCGCATCAGATACGCGCCGGATTCCGCCAACGGAAACGCGTTGAACCTGCCGCGGTTCGTCTCGCTGGACTGGGTCGTCGACAAGATAACGCCGAAGGTGAAGTCGGAGGCCGAACGCGTCGTCCGACGCATCGTCGCCGACCTCGAAGGCGATCACCGGAACGTGGAACTAGAAATCGAAACGTCCTGAAGACACCACCGTTCGCTCGCGGTGGTTATTCCTCGTAGTCTCCTCCATATTTCATGAAGAAGTAGCCGAGTCCGAGCGTCGTCGCCAGCCCGATGAACGTCGCGACAGTCAGCGCCAACGCGCTGTCGGGAATGATGATGGCTGGCCCTTCGCTGCCGCCGACCTCGATGGTCGAGACATCGTCACCGACGGCGATGCCACCTCGCATGCCTTGCGGTTCGTGAGGAATACAGCGGTACTCCGTGATACCAGCGTCCTCTTCGGTGAACTCGTACTCGTAGGTCGCCCCTTCCTCGTCGACGGGGTCCCCGCTGTCGAGTGTGGCCGCTCCCTCGTTGGTGTTGACGTTGTGGGCGCCGCCTTCGCCGGTCCACTCCCACGTTATCGTCGTTCCGGGCGAAATCCACACCGTCGCGGGGTCGAACGCCAGTCCGTTGTCGCCCGCGCCGACGCTAATCGTCAGTTCCTCCTGTCCGCGGGCGTCCTGAACGCCGTCCTCCGAGTAGAGGTTCGCTTCGCTGAGATACCCGCTGAACTCGGGAACCTCCGTCTGTGCGGCAGCCGTCCCCGCGGCGGCAGCAACGGAGGCCGTCCCCGCCGCTGCCGTCATGAA contains:
- a CDS encoding halocyanin domain-containing protein is translated as MSTNDMSRRGFMTAAAGTASVAAAAGTAAAQTEVPEFSGYLSEANLYSEDGVQDARGQEELTISVGAGDNGLAFDPATVWISPGTTITWEWTGEGGAHNVNTNEGAATLDSGDPVDEEGATYEYEFTEEDAGITEYRCIPHEPQGMRGGIAVGDDVSTIEVGGSEGPAIIIPDSALALTVATFIGLATTLGLGYFFMKYGGDYEE
- a CDS encoding SRPBCC family protein translates to MDTVEVTTVVYLPPEEVYEFLLGFQSYAEYSEHLTGVRQFGDGEPGTEYELDFSWWKLTYTARSRVTDVDPPNRIDWHIIKDIDAVGQWLVEPHASGEGTEVTMRIRYAPDSANGNALNLPRFVSLDWVVDKITPKVKSEAERVVRRIVADLEGDHRNVELEIETS
- a CDS encoding ArsA family ATPase codes for the protein MTQYVLYGGKGGVGKTTCAAATALKYAREGHSTLVVSTDPAHSLSDVFDAPVGDEPTRIHDDVDLWGVEIDPEDRIGQYRGQVGAALEELEDLGISLDQSDVDDVLEAGVAPGTDEAAALDLFLDYMDDPRYEYIVFDTAPTGHTLRLLKLPDVMSSAMGKLISVRSQVSSLADSVRSFMGSGEDDEDDDTETDIDLEELQDRMERVAKVLRDPERTEFRVVLIPETMAVLETERLLAELESYDIPASRAIVNKVIEDPTPGCELCQDTHGSQQKRIEEAKERFELPLTLVPRLGGEVHGIEAVETVADRL